From the Armatimonadota bacterium genome, one window contains:
- a CDS encoding 1-acyl-sn-glycerol-3-phosphate acyltransferase, whose translation MKHSLALRLALPFLRLFTALIFLVLGPPIVRGSRRVPRKGGVLILSNHISDIDPILVQLACRRTIHFMAKSELFEIKLLGPLIRWFRTFPVKRGEPDRAALRHAIELLKLGEAVCIFPEGELSQSGELQALQRGAALVVRKAGSPVICCGLQRTNRILPYGSFRPRISLCLTKAAWGETKSFDETAGSAEILAWAETELRTLTDQTGST comes from the coding sequence TTGAAGCATAGCCTCGCTCTCAGGCTTGCCCTTCCGTTCCTCCGTCTCTTCACGGCTTTGATATTCCTTGTGCTAGGACCGCCGATCGTTCGCGGATCGCGGCGCGTGCCTCGCAAGGGAGGCGTGCTGATCCTCTCAAACCACATCTCCGACATCGACCCGATCCTGGTGCAACTGGCGTGCCGCAGGACGATTCACTTCATGGCCAAGAGCGAGCTGTTCGAGATCAAGCTGCTGGGCCCGTTGATTCGCTGGTTCCGCACGTTTCCGGTCAAGCGGGGCGAGCCGGATCGAGCTGCGCTGCGCCACGCGATCGAACTGCTCAAGCTCGGCGAGGCGGTCTGCATCTTTCCCGAAGGCGAACTGAGCCAGAGCGGAGAGCTGCAAGCTCTACAGCGCGGGGCCGCTCTTGTCGTTCGCAAGGCTGGGAGTCCGGTTATCTGTTGCGGGCTCCAAAGGACGAATCGAATTCTCCCGTACGGTTCGTTCCGCCCTCGGATATCGCTCTGTCTCACCAAAGCTGCATGGGGCGAAACAAAGAGCTTTGACGAAACAGCCGGTTCTGCCGAAATCCTGGCTTGGGCCGAGACAGAACTGCGGACCTTGACGGACCAGACTGGATCGACCTAG
- the purN gene encoding phosphoribosylglycinamide formyltransferase, with the protein MSNGRQPRVAILVGTKGRGTNMASLIASCISGDVSAEAVLVVSPKAATPAAIRATSLGVPVTVIAKGEAHDEQLSQALSSAGVDIICLAGYMFLLPPDIVQRYEGRVLNIHPALLPKYGGKGMYGRRVHEAVLAAGETESGCTVHLVNDRYDEGEIILQKRCPVLDDDTVETLAERVLDLEHVAFSEALKELATRVEA; encoded by the coding sequence GTGTCCAACGGTCGCCAGCCTCGCGTCGCAATCTTGGTAGGAACCAAGGGGCGCGGCACGAACATGGCGAGCCTGATCGCGTCGTGCATAAGCGGCGACGTGTCGGCAGAGGCCGTGCTGGTCGTATCGCCGAAGGCTGCTACGCCGGCGGCCATTCGCGCCACCAGCTTAGGCGTCCCAGTGACCGTCATTGCAAAGGGGGAGGCGCACGACGAGCAGCTTTCGCAGGCTCTGTCATCCGCAGGCGTCGACATCATTTGCCTCGCCGGATATATGTTCCTGCTACCGCCGGACATCGTGCAGCGCTACGAAGGGCGCGTTCTCAACATCCACCCCGCGCTGCTGCCGAAGTATGGAGGCAAGGGCATGTACGGGCGGCGCGTGCACGAGGCAGTGCTCGCGGCTGGCGAAACGGAGAGCGGCTGCACCGTGCACCTGGTGAACGACCGATACGACGAAGGCGAGATCATCTTGCAAAAGCGCTGCCCGGTACTCGATGACGACACGGTGGAAACGCTTGCGGAGAGGGTGCTGGACCTGGAACACGTCGCCTTTTCGGAGGCGCTCAAGGAGCTGGCAACGCGAGTTGAAGCATAG